TGCCCCGCCGTCAGTCAGGGTAACGTGTTCCTCGCGCCGCGATCCGTCAGGCTTGTTGAAGGCGAGACGTTCATCAAGCGCTGGCAGAAACAACGGATATGCCGCAGAGGCCATGACTGCATGTGCAAGAGTCGTCTGTGAACCGGCAAGTTCTCCGAGACGCCAAGATCCCGACTTCTCCCGCGAGAAATAGAAAGCCGAACCCGTGCGCAAATCCGCGGCATTGATAATCAGAAGTGGGCGCGTCAAGGGCAATTGCCGCAACTTCTGACCATGAAAGACATCTTCGTCCAAGACCCTACGCAAGATCGTCGTCCTGCTCGCAAAACGCGGCATGGGTGCGCGCAACTTTTCTAGGCTCCAGCGCTTTCGCGCTGTCGTTGGCAGTAACAGAGCAAGGAGGCGCGGTCCGGTCGCGATCGCCAAGATGGCGACGTTGATCACTCCAAGAAGGGCAGCACAATAGACCGCTCGCAGGCCTTCGGTAGTTGTGAACACTTTACGCAAGGCGGGGCGAACCAAACCGCGGGCAAGTAATGATCGCACTTTGGTCTCGAAGACCGTGAAAGGTTCGTCATTGGCCGCGTAGAGTGCGCCAATGACGCTTCCCCCGGATACCGTCGAGATAACCCGAACTTCGTCAAGAATCCCCAAGTCATGCAAGGCGCGCAGACAGCCCAGATGAAACGCAATGGCACGGGATCCACCGCCTGAGAGCGAGAGGCCGATTGCGGGCTTACTCATTGACCCGATCCGTCAGCCAGCGGAGAAGGTTCTTTATTTCGGCGCATGAACACAACAGCGAGTTCAGCCTGCCCGGCAATCAACATCAGTCCGGGCAAGGTATCCATGTCAAATATGGTGGCGAGCCAATTGATCTGGGATAGGTCCGTAACACTCGGCATCACCCCCGCCAGTGGCGGGTGTGAATGCCACTCACCGACGTAGCGCAGCTGTCCCTGTGTCTCGGCCATAGATCGGTCGATCATCTGTTGGACACCGCCGGTGCCCCGGACGAACCCGGTCGGCGATCCGATGCTGTCAGCAGGTGCTTTGGCGGCATCGG
This portion of the Sulfitobacter faviae genome encodes:
- a CDS encoding patatin-like phospholipase family protein, yielding MSKPAIGLSLSGGGSRAIAFHLGCLRALHDLGILDEVRVISTVSGGSVIGALYAANDEPFTVFETKVRSLLARGLVRPALRKVFTTTEGLRAVYCAALLGVINVAILAIATGPRLLALLLPTTARKRWSLEKLRAPMPRFASRTTILRRVLDEDVFHGQKLRQLPLTRPLLIINAADLRTGSAFYFSREKSGSWRLGELAGSQTTLAHAVMASAAYPLFLPALDERLAFNKPDGSRREEHVTLTDGGAYDNLGLAPLWPDRDSSISLNVSNVDTIICCRAGYGLRFDPPSQFFMARLTSTFTSIFDRAQNAAVKRLFDLKSSGQIKGFAMPFLGQDDSRLAFPPSDLVSREDVHGYPTDFSTMPEEWIEKLSKRGEQLTYALIAEHMPELS